From Hippoglossus stenolepis isolate QCI-W04-F060 chromosome 4, HSTE1.2, whole genome shotgun sequence, a single genomic window includes:
- the LOC118105968 gene encoding centrosomal protein of 164 kDa isoform X1 → MSAPDLMGGQLILEEEYDENYTPSEQEIQEYAREIGIDPGSEPDLLWLAREGVVAPLPPEWKPCQDVTGEIYYFNFSTGQSTWDHPCDEHYRLLVAQERERTQLTAAAGGMGAKKDKDKKKKKEKKEKKEKKKREPVKTSGALTSALGSLPSPLGGLAPLRGLDITGPGPLSGSAPALRGSLSSSGGLEPLKTSLRGPRSTGVSSVLGSRQKERVSLTLPDFDDDDDNNDDKLSENELSPRGSDRLLKNLHLDQDALGGGLQYEQKQLHLSPLAGIRNHVNEEGPGPISPEPEHSAEDLNEVEEGEELEDGDAKGERGEDEGGGEAEEGGRRGKGEEGHGKSREEGDEMEEAVKKQKEEEAAGSDEVEEECCESEDKERDEGDGRVTENIRCIKKQESNEGEEDDSDENVERCFKAKDREENMESFMEEKEEMQGEVQKVDGEQDFEEDSDANVENFFKSDKDEGSKEEDRNDKSRNELGGSINDEEGQSGSKEEASEVNSEGEQEKEKEEEGGESEEALERCSLNLTGSDRDIEKCALSEGETEREGMNVEGESDAQKSPAASESEADVVEVFETETAQVPLENLGQRMMLSDVKALTQKRKTTKTEKCLLPEEESETDKNIEEDSSSIDVKLSEKVLDINDLSGAVSPLEKDDSQGTKDKEENEEGAKTKVSEAANRYMLAKDGGSPLASKVDRLVLHQSSPSRSLSSPSHSERSGELRPKASLGLQRPGTARGRAIRTSNTKPGNAETPLKTLDKPVDEEPSWRIKKDREKKEKEEESEREEKSLREQKEKEGERREADQEVEEEKKQLMREKEKRMCLLQEELSREEEEEERNLKEESEERLRALRQRLLLKRREEEARLTEESDRMLEETRESIQREREKQKHKLREESEAILKDLQITLEEERAAERDRLEAQQRQDVELLKAEQEEELESERRRLQGEREEKLNSLKQELKSTDRDKELMMSTRPEQHLTDYHRDLTGVLQEVREEVQRDHERKLEKLREDHRREMNNTREKYLDEETIQRERLLSTLQEERGHLQASHALQLEKLRLELNAQIQKTQLTHSRKESELQDLADQLELKAKELKSQEGMLQIKVVDLKRRRKKLIDEEEEVETQIEALPRLIQERDQLKDELERMREEKHQARELVQRAREERSEAKEEEERLRGERDKARDESRRVKEDKEKLESKVTLLHERCDRLSRRVSELEQGEGASTSTRQEPRQVKTKGEKTEMTAPSSDRRDSLLHLEDLDDPPLSPVPDSQSSVDEFRRYISSHGTSIQKTKLFLERESSRLIERQAALRAAQTGSSQDLNHNTRVTEEIIRSLMQEAQNVEEMQRTVQRGNSLLRRKEEQLQQLESSIAEEPLSEDVSRLAGERKVTFDVTESDLSSTADPPVGTGAHPTVPAKVQELADSLQQISGQLNTVLSALGSLAQWPQSATPYTAFSLPVSQPLSVPAPTPTYNPVASHMHTLGHSSLAPPPPMRLLNPSWNWATGSSAAHALYNAPISSVLKASDDLINSRWSQIFPGAAVDPVASSTMRTSSAYSAYTPVSEHSPSLRSMQKSAEIDGQRLQGMIDGNKRWLEMRKKDTSIPLFTRYQAPSSKSSLVQLGLDDNNQIRVYHY, encoded by the exons ATGAGTGCTCCAGACCTCATGGGAGGCCAGCTGATCCTTGAAGAGGAATACGATGAGAATTATACACCTTCTGAACAAG AGATTCAAGAGTATGCAAGAGAGATTGGCATTGATCCTGGCAGTGAGCCGGACCTCCTGTGGCTGGCCAGGGAAGGCGTCGTTGCACCATTGCCTCCAGAGTGGAAGCCTTG TCAGGACGTGACAGGGGAAATCTACTATTTCAACTTCTCCACAGGCCAATCCACCTGGGACCACCCCTGCGATGAGCACTACCGCCTCCTGGTGGCCCAGGAGCGTGAGCGCACCCAgctcactgcagctgcaggaggcatGGGGGCAAAGAAGGAcaaggacaagaagaaaaagaaagaaaagaaggagaagaaagagaaaaagaagagggagcCAGTAAAGACTTCCGGA GCACTGACTTCAGCCTTGGGATCCTTACCGTCTCCCCTGGGTGGCCTGGCCCCTCTGAGAGGTCTGGACATCACCGGCCCTGGCCCACtctctggatctgcccctgctCTTCGAGGGTCCCTCAGCAGCTCTGGTGGGCTGGAGCCCCTCAAGACTTCCCTAAGG GGTCCTAGAAGTACTGGGGTGTCTAGTGTTTTAGGCAGCAGGCAGAAGGAGAGGGTCTCCCTTACTCTGCCCGATTTTGATGATGACGATGACAATAACGACGACAAACTCTCAGAAAATGAG CTGAGTCCTCGCGGTTCAGACAGGCTGTTGAAGAACCTTCACCTGGACCAGGATGCCCTGGGAGGAGGCCTTCAGTATGAG CAGAAGCAACTCCACCTGTCCCCACTTGCGGGCATCCGAAACCATGTCAATGAGGAGGGTCCAGGTCCTATCAGCCCTGAGCCTGAACACTCAGCAGAGGATTTGAATGAAgtggaggagggtgaggagttGGAAGATGGGGATGCtaaaggagagaggggggaggatgaaggaggaggcgaagcggaggagggaggcaggaggggaAAAGGGGAGGAAGGACACGggaaaagcagagaggagggggatgagatggaggaagctgtcaaaaaacagaaagaggaggaggcggccgGGAGTGATGAGGTAGAGGAGGAATGCTGTGAAAGTGAggataaagaaagagatgaaggagaTGGCAGAGTTACAGAAAATATAAGGTGCATTAAGAAGCAGGAGAGcaatgagggagaggaggatgacagCGATGAGAATGTAGAGAGGTGTTTCAAGgccaaagacagagaggagaataTGGAGAGTTtcatggaggagaaagaagagatgcAGGGAGAGGTGCAAAAAGTAGATGGAGAACAGGATTTTGAGGAAGACAGTGACGCAAATGTGGAGAATTTCTTTAAAAGTGATAAGGATGAAGGGAGCAAGGAAGAGGACAGAAATGACAAAAGCAGAAATGAGCTGGGTGGAAGCATCAATGATGAAGAGGGGCAGAGTGGAAGTAAGGAAGAAGCGTCAGAGGTGAATAGCGAAGGAGAgcaagagaaggaaaaggaggaggagggtggtgaGAGCGAGGAAGCTTTGGAGAGATGCTCCCTGAACCTGACGGGGAGTGACAGGGACATAGAGAAATGTGCACTGAGCGAAGGAGAAACCGAGAGGGAAGGAATGAACGTTGAGGGTGAATCAGATGCTCAAAAATCCCCAGCGGCATCGGAGAGTGAGGCGGACGTTGTGGAGGTTTTTGAGACGGAAACGGCTCAAGTGCCACTGGAAAACCTAGGCCAGAGGATGATGTTGAGTGACGTCAAAGCGCTCAcccaaaagagaaaaactacgAAGACAGAAAAATGCCTCCTTCCAGAAGAG GAGTCTGAGACGGATAAAAACATTGAGGAGGATTCATCCTCCATTGATGTCAAG CTGTCGGAGAAGGTTCTGGATATCAATGACTTGTCGGGTGCTGTCAGTCCACTGGAAAAAGATGACAGTCAGggaacaaaagacaaagaggagaatgaggaggGGGCAAAGACGAAGGTTTCAGAAGCTGCCAACAg gTATATGCTGGCTAAAGATGGAGGCAGTCCTTTAGCCTCTAAAGTTGACCGACTCGTCCTCCACCAGTCCAGCCCTTCACGCTCCCTCTCCAGCCCCTCCCACTCAGAGCGAAGTGGCGAGCTCCGACCCAAAGCCTCTCTGGGGCTCCAGAGGCCTGGAACCGCCAGAGGTCGAGCGATCCGCACTTCCAACACCAAACCTGGAAATGCTGAAACCCCCTTAAAAACCCTTGACAAACCAGTGGATGAAGAGCCAAGCTGGAGAAtcaagaaagacagagagaagaaagagaaagaggaggagagtgagagggaggagaagagtcttagagaacaaaaagagaaggaaggggagaggagggaggctgatcaggaggtagaggaggagaagaaacagttgatgagggagaaagagaagaggatgtgtctcctccaggaggagctgagtagggaggaggaggaggaggagaggaatctgaaggaggagagtgaggaaaGACTGAG GGCTCTGCGGCAGCGTCTCCTgttaaagaggagagaggaggaggccaggCTCACTGAGGAGTCTGACAGGATGCTGGAGGAAACCAGAGAGTCTatccagagggagagagagaagcagaagcaCAAGCTCAG ggAGGAGAGCGAAGCCATCCTGAAAGATTTACAAATAACTCTAGAGGAAGAGCGAGCAGCGGAGCGTGACAGGCTGGAAGCccagcagaggcaggatgttgAACTCCTTAAGgctgagcaggaagaggagctggaatcagagaggaggagactccaaggagagcgagaggagaaacTGAATTCTCTCAAACAGGAG CTCAAAAGCACAGATAGGGACAAGGAGCTGATGATGAGTACACGACCTGAACAGCACCTGACAGACTACCACCGAgat CTCACTGGCGTGCTCCAGGAAGTGCGGGAGGAAGTGCAGCGGGATCAcgagaggaagctggagaagctgagggaAGACCACAGGAGAGAAATGAACAACACCAGAGAGAAATACCTGGATGAG gagaCCATACAGAGAGAGCGCTTGCTGTCCACTctgcaggaggaaagagggCATCTCCAGGCCTCCCACGCTCTACAGCTGGAGAAACTGCGGCTGGAGCTCAACGCTCAGATACAAAAGACGCagctcacacactcacgcaaG GAGTCCGAACTGCAGGATCTGGCAGATCAGTTGGAGCTGAAAGCCAAAGAGCTGAAGAGCCAGGAGGGCATGCTGCAGATCAAG GTAGTAGAtctgaagagaaggaggaagaagctcatagacgaagaagaggaggtggaaacaCAGATAGAG GCCTTACCCCGGCTGATCCAGGAGAGAGACCAGCTGAAGGACGAgctggagaggatgagagaggagaaacatcAAGCCAGAGAACTCGTCCAGAGAgccagggaggagaggagcgaggcaaaggaggaggaggagcggctgAGAGGGGAGAGGGACAAGGCCAGAGATGAGAGCAGGAGAGTGAAGGAGGACAAGGAGAAACTGGAGAGCAAGGTGACGCTGCTGCATGAGAGATGCGACCGTCTCAGCCGCAGAGTCAG TGAGTTGGAGCAAGGTGAAGGTGCAAGTACTTCCACCAGACAGGAGCCGAGGCAGGTCAAAACtaagggagagaaaacagagatgaCGGCGCCCTCCAGTGACAGGAGAGACTCATTACTGCATTTGGAGGACCTGGACgaccctcctctctcccctgtaCCCGACAGCCAGAGCAGCGTGGACGA GTTCCGACGCTACATCTCCTCACACGGCACCTCCATCCAAAAAACCAAACTCTTcctggagagggagagcagccgGCTGATTGAGAGACAGGCAGCTCTGCGGGCGGCCCAGACCGGCTCCTCACAGGACCTGAACCACAACACCAGGGTGACTGAGGAGATTATTAGAAGCctcatgcag GAAGCCCAAAATGTGGAGGAGATGCAGCGGACGGTTCAGAGAGGGAACTCGCTcctgaggaggaaagaggagcagcttcagcagctgGAGAGTTCGATCGCTGAAGAG cctctgtcagAGGATGTGTCTCGGCTGGCGGGAGAGAGGAAGGTGACCTTCGATGTGACTGAGTCGGACCTCAGCAGCACTGCGGACCCACCGGTCGGGACAG GAGCTCATCCCACGGTCCCGGCCAAAGTCCAAGAGTTAGCAGACTCCCTGCAGCAGATCTCGGGCCAGCTCAACACTGTTCTCAGTGCACTGGGTTCATTAGCTCAGTGGCCACAGAGTGCCACACCTTACACAGCCTTCAGTTTGCCTGTGTCGCAGCCTCTCTCCGTGCCAGCTCCCACTCCCACCTATAATCCAGTCGCGTCCCACATGCACACCCTGGGCCACAGCTCCTTAGCCCCACCTCCCCCCATGAGGCTCTTGAACCCTTCGTGGAACTGGGCGACTGGGAGCTCTGCAGCCCACGCCCTCTACAATGCCCCCATCAGCAGCGTGCTGAAGGCCTCTGACGACCTCATCAACAGCCGGTGGAGCCAGATTTTTCCTG GAGCAGCTGTGGACCCAGTTGCGTCTAGCACCATGAGGACCAGCTCAGCCTACTCAGCTTACACTCCTGTTAG tgaaCACAGTCCCAGCCTGCGGTCCATGCAGAAGTCAGCAGAGATCGATGGTCAGAGGCTGCAGGGGATGATCGATGGCAACAAGAGGTGGCTGGAGATGCGCAAGAAAGACACCAGCAT ACCTCTGTTCACTCGCTATCAAGCTCCGTCCTCCAAGAGCAGCCTGGTCCAGCTGGGCCTGGACGATAACAACCAGATCAGAGTCTACCACTACTGA
- the LOC118105968 gene encoding centrosomal protein of 164 kDa isoform X2: MSAPDLMGGQLILEEEYDENYTPSEQEIQEYAREIGIDPGSEPDLLWLAREGVVAPLPPEWKPCQDVTGEIYYFNFSTGQSTWDHPCDEHYRLLVAQERERTQLTAAAGGMGAKKDKDKKKKKEKKEKKEKKKREPVKTSGALTSALGSLPSPLGGLAPLRGLDITGPGPLSGSAPALRGSLSSSGGLEPLKTSLRGPRSTGVSSVLGSRQKERVSLTLPDFDDDDDNNDDKLSENELSPRGSDRLLKNLHLDQDALGGGLQYEESETDKNIEEDSSSIDVKLSEKVLDINDLSGAVSPLEKDDSQGTKDKEENEEGAKTKVSEAANRYMLAKDGGSPLASKVDRLVLHQSSPSRSLSSPSHSERSGELRPKASLGLQRPGTARGRAIRTSNTKPGNAETPLKTLDKPVDEEPSWRIKKDREKKEKEEESEREEKSLREQKEKEGERREADQEVEEEKKQLMREKEKRMCLLQEELSREEEEEERNLKEESEERLRALRQRLLLKRREEEARLTEESDRMLEETRESIQREREKQKHKLREESEAILKDLQITLEEERAAERDRLEAQQRQDVELLKAEQEEELESERRRLQGEREEKLNSLKQELKSTDRDKELMMSTRPEQHLTDYHRDLTGVLQEVREEVQRDHERKLEKLREDHRREMNNTREKYLDEETIQRERLLSTLQEERGHLQASHALQLEKLRLELNAQIQKTQLTHSRKESELQDLADQLELKAKELKSQEGMLQIKVVDLKRRRKKLIDEEEEVETQIEALPRLIQERDQLKDELERMREEKHQARELVQRAREERSEAKEEEERLRGERDKARDESRRVKEDKEKLESKVTLLHERCDRLSRRVSELEQGEGASTSTRQEPRQVKTKGEKTEMTAPSSDRRDSLLHLEDLDDPPLSPVPDSQSSVDEFRRYISSHGTSIQKTKLFLERESSRLIERQAALRAAQTGSSQDLNHNTRVTEEIIRSLMQEAQNVEEMQRTVQRGNSLLRRKEEQLQQLESSIAEEPLSEDVSRLAGERKVTFDVTESDLSSTADPPVGTGAHPTVPAKVQELADSLQQISGQLNTVLSALGSLAQWPQSATPYTAFSLPVSQPLSVPAPTPTYNPVASHMHTLGHSSLAPPPPMRLLNPSWNWATGSSAAHALYNAPISSVLKASDDLINSRWSQIFPGAAVDPVASSTMRTSSAYSAYTPVSEHSPSLRSMQKSAEIDGQRLQGMIDGNKRWLEMRKKDTSIPLFTRYQAPSSKSSLVQLGLDDNNQIRVYHY; this comes from the exons ATGAGTGCTCCAGACCTCATGGGAGGCCAGCTGATCCTTGAAGAGGAATACGATGAGAATTATACACCTTCTGAACAAG AGATTCAAGAGTATGCAAGAGAGATTGGCATTGATCCTGGCAGTGAGCCGGACCTCCTGTGGCTGGCCAGGGAAGGCGTCGTTGCACCATTGCCTCCAGAGTGGAAGCCTTG TCAGGACGTGACAGGGGAAATCTACTATTTCAACTTCTCCACAGGCCAATCCACCTGGGACCACCCCTGCGATGAGCACTACCGCCTCCTGGTGGCCCAGGAGCGTGAGCGCACCCAgctcactgcagctgcaggaggcatGGGGGCAAAGAAGGAcaaggacaagaagaaaaagaaagaaaagaaggagaagaaagagaaaaagaagagggagcCAGTAAAGACTTCCGGA GCACTGACTTCAGCCTTGGGATCCTTACCGTCTCCCCTGGGTGGCCTGGCCCCTCTGAGAGGTCTGGACATCACCGGCCCTGGCCCACtctctggatctgcccctgctCTTCGAGGGTCCCTCAGCAGCTCTGGTGGGCTGGAGCCCCTCAAGACTTCCCTAAGG GGTCCTAGAAGTACTGGGGTGTCTAGTGTTTTAGGCAGCAGGCAGAAGGAGAGGGTCTCCCTTACTCTGCCCGATTTTGATGATGACGATGACAATAACGACGACAAACTCTCAGAAAATGAG CTGAGTCCTCGCGGTTCAGACAGGCTGTTGAAGAACCTTCACCTGGACCAGGATGCCCTGGGAGGAGGCCTTCAGTATGAG GAGTCTGAGACGGATAAAAACATTGAGGAGGATTCATCCTCCATTGATGTCAAG CTGTCGGAGAAGGTTCTGGATATCAATGACTTGTCGGGTGCTGTCAGTCCACTGGAAAAAGATGACAGTCAGggaacaaaagacaaagaggagaatgaggaggGGGCAAAGACGAAGGTTTCAGAAGCTGCCAACAg gTATATGCTGGCTAAAGATGGAGGCAGTCCTTTAGCCTCTAAAGTTGACCGACTCGTCCTCCACCAGTCCAGCCCTTCACGCTCCCTCTCCAGCCCCTCCCACTCAGAGCGAAGTGGCGAGCTCCGACCCAAAGCCTCTCTGGGGCTCCAGAGGCCTGGAACCGCCAGAGGTCGAGCGATCCGCACTTCCAACACCAAACCTGGAAATGCTGAAACCCCCTTAAAAACCCTTGACAAACCAGTGGATGAAGAGCCAAGCTGGAGAAtcaagaaagacagagagaagaaagagaaagaggaggagagtgagagggaggagaagagtcttagagaacaaaaagagaaggaaggggagaggagggaggctgatcaggaggtagaggaggagaagaaacagttgatgagggagaaagagaagaggatgtgtctcctccaggaggagctgagtagggaggaggaggaggaggagaggaatctgaaggaggagagtgaggaaaGACTGAG GGCTCTGCGGCAGCGTCTCCTgttaaagaggagagaggaggaggccaggCTCACTGAGGAGTCTGACAGGATGCTGGAGGAAACCAGAGAGTCTatccagagggagagagagaagcagaagcaCAAGCTCAG ggAGGAGAGCGAAGCCATCCTGAAAGATTTACAAATAACTCTAGAGGAAGAGCGAGCAGCGGAGCGTGACAGGCTGGAAGCccagcagaggcaggatgttgAACTCCTTAAGgctgagcaggaagaggagctggaatcagagaggaggagactccaaggagagcgagaggagaaacTGAATTCTCTCAAACAGGAG CTCAAAAGCACAGATAGGGACAAGGAGCTGATGATGAGTACACGACCTGAACAGCACCTGACAGACTACCACCGAgat CTCACTGGCGTGCTCCAGGAAGTGCGGGAGGAAGTGCAGCGGGATCAcgagaggaagctggagaagctgagggaAGACCACAGGAGAGAAATGAACAACACCAGAGAGAAATACCTGGATGAG gagaCCATACAGAGAGAGCGCTTGCTGTCCACTctgcaggaggaaagagggCATCTCCAGGCCTCCCACGCTCTACAGCTGGAGAAACTGCGGCTGGAGCTCAACGCTCAGATACAAAAGACGCagctcacacactcacgcaaG GAGTCCGAACTGCAGGATCTGGCAGATCAGTTGGAGCTGAAAGCCAAAGAGCTGAAGAGCCAGGAGGGCATGCTGCAGATCAAG GTAGTAGAtctgaagagaaggaggaagaagctcatagacgaagaagaggaggtggaaacaCAGATAGAG GCCTTACCCCGGCTGATCCAGGAGAGAGACCAGCTGAAGGACGAgctggagaggatgagagaggagaaacatcAAGCCAGAGAACTCGTCCAGAGAgccagggaggagaggagcgaggcaaaggaggaggaggagcggctgAGAGGGGAGAGGGACAAGGCCAGAGATGAGAGCAGGAGAGTGAAGGAGGACAAGGAGAAACTGGAGAGCAAGGTGACGCTGCTGCATGAGAGATGCGACCGTCTCAGCCGCAGAGTCAG TGAGTTGGAGCAAGGTGAAGGTGCAAGTACTTCCACCAGACAGGAGCCGAGGCAGGTCAAAACtaagggagagaaaacagagatgaCGGCGCCCTCCAGTGACAGGAGAGACTCATTACTGCATTTGGAGGACCTGGACgaccctcctctctcccctgtaCCCGACAGCCAGAGCAGCGTGGACGA GTTCCGACGCTACATCTCCTCACACGGCACCTCCATCCAAAAAACCAAACTCTTcctggagagggagagcagccgGCTGATTGAGAGACAGGCAGCTCTGCGGGCGGCCCAGACCGGCTCCTCACAGGACCTGAACCACAACACCAGGGTGACTGAGGAGATTATTAGAAGCctcatgcag GAAGCCCAAAATGTGGAGGAGATGCAGCGGACGGTTCAGAGAGGGAACTCGCTcctgaggaggaaagaggagcagcttcagcagctgGAGAGTTCGATCGCTGAAGAG cctctgtcagAGGATGTGTCTCGGCTGGCGGGAGAGAGGAAGGTGACCTTCGATGTGACTGAGTCGGACCTCAGCAGCACTGCGGACCCACCGGTCGGGACAG GAGCTCATCCCACGGTCCCGGCCAAAGTCCAAGAGTTAGCAGACTCCCTGCAGCAGATCTCGGGCCAGCTCAACACTGTTCTCAGTGCACTGGGTTCATTAGCTCAGTGGCCACAGAGTGCCACACCTTACACAGCCTTCAGTTTGCCTGTGTCGCAGCCTCTCTCCGTGCCAGCTCCCACTCCCACCTATAATCCAGTCGCGTCCCACATGCACACCCTGGGCCACAGCTCCTTAGCCCCACCTCCCCCCATGAGGCTCTTGAACCCTTCGTGGAACTGGGCGACTGGGAGCTCTGCAGCCCACGCCCTCTACAATGCCCCCATCAGCAGCGTGCTGAAGGCCTCTGACGACCTCATCAACAGCCGGTGGAGCCAGATTTTTCCTG GAGCAGCTGTGGACCCAGTTGCGTCTAGCACCATGAGGACCAGCTCAGCCTACTCAGCTTACACTCCTGTTAG tgaaCACAGTCCCAGCCTGCGGTCCATGCAGAAGTCAGCAGAGATCGATGGTCAGAGGCTGCAGGGGATGATCGATGGCAACAAGAGGTGGCTGGAGATGCGCAAGAAAGACACCAGCAT ACCTCTGTTCACTCGCTATCAAGCTCCGTCCTCCAAGAGCAGCCTGGTCCAGCTGGGCCTGGACGATAACAACCAGATCAGAGTCTACCACTACTGA